GGGCCATGCCGTGGGTGCCTATATACGAGGCCACGAACACATCTTCACCCAACCCCAGTTCTTCCCGAACGGCATTCATGCGTTCACCGGGAGCATAGCGCTCAAGATCCGCGCCGTTGGTGATGATGCTGATCTTCTCCTGCGGCACGCCTCGCCCGGCGATATGCCGGCTGAACGCCCTGGTCAGGGAAATGATGTGGTCGGCCTTGCGATAGAGAAAGGATTCCACGCCTTCGAGCAGCCCGATAACGCGGCGGTTGGTGATGGCCCCTACAGCAATGATGGATTCCGGCCACAGATCCCGGATTTCCAGAACCCAGGGACGGCGCTTCAGGCGGGAGACAAAATACCCCGCCATGCCGCAAAAAAACTGGGGAGACGTGGAAACCACCAAGTCCACGTCCCGCACACGCCAGCACTGGCCTACGGCCGACAGCATATAGGAAATATAGTTAGCTGTACGTTTGGCGAATCCTTTGTTGGCACTCAGATACGTGCCCACGCGGAGCACGCGGATGCCGTCCATCTCCTCCCAGGCGTACGGGGAGTTTTCGTAGCCGGGGTACACTTTACCGCCGGGGTGGCTGGGGTGGCAGGTCAGCACCGTGACTTGGTGCCCGGCCCGCACCCAACGCCTGGCGTTTTCATAGGTGCGCGAGGCCGGAGCATTTACCTCTGGCGGGAAATAATGGCATAAAAAAAGAATATGCATATCTACTCCACGGTCAGCACAAAGCCGCCTTCCCAAGGCAGAGCCGCCTGAGTTTTCACGGTCACCACCTGGCACACAAGCCGCCTGCCGAACTCCGGACAATACCACCCCTGTTCCAGGCTCACGGCTCCGGCCAGAGATGAAATATCAAGTTTCACGCCTTCAGTCCGTACTTTCACACGGCCGTCCACGCTCACGGCCGCAGTACAGCGAGGATGCAAATGCAGACGCAGTTCCAAATTATGGCGGCCCACTCCTTCCACCCTGTCCCGGACTTCAATCCGATTTCCGGCCCAGGCGATTCGCCGCATATGTGTCGGTCGGCCCGGCAGAAGGCGATAGCCATCGTGGCCGCTTTCAAAAGTCAGAACCGCGTTCGATTCGTCCGCCCGCAAAAAAAGAGGCTTGGCCCGTCTGGCCACCCGGTGCGCACCCCAGACTTCGGACTGATTCCGTCCGTCGACGGTCAGGCTGTTGTGTCCCCTGTTACCCCGGCAATACTGGCGGATTTCCCCGTCGATATACTGGCTGCATCCGGCGTCCACGATAATCCTCTCCCCGCCCAAAGAGAGCTCGAAACTCAGAGTATCGCAATGCGCATGCCCCGGTTGGTAATTCGGCCCTATAGGCCCACCATCAACGATCAGCACATCTCCCGGACGTGGATTCATACGCACATAGCCTGTTTCCGGGAAGATGCGCAGCCGCTCCCGATCAACACCAGCGGCGGTTCCACCCAGCTGGAAAAAATATTCCT
Above is a window of Desulfomicrobium orale DSM 12838 DNA encoding:
- a CDS encoding glycosyltransferase family 4 protein, whose product is MHILFLCHYFPPEVNAPASRTYENARRWVRAGHQVTVLTCHPSHPGGKVYPGYENSPYAWEEMDGIRVLRVGTYLSANKGFAKRTANYISYMLSAVGQCWRVRDVDLVVSTSPQFFCGMAGYFVSRLKRRPWVLEIRDLWPESIIAVGAITNRRVIGLLEGVESFLYRKADHIISLTRAFSRHIAGRGVPQEKISIITNGADLERYAPGERMNAVREELGLGEDVFVASYIGTHGMAHGLGAVLKAAKLLEAEKSIHFLLVGDGAEREKLLREKEALGLDNVTMLGQQPKEKMPLFLAATDACLVLLIKSELFKTVLPSKIFEAMAMGRPIVLGVEGESRELVEEGQCGLCMEPENEAALTEAVRKLASDPQLRVTLGTNGQEFVARRFNRETLAREYLEILTRVSLR
- a CDS encoding heparinase II/III family protein, translating into MDWTSPEQDKLWRYNLHYFDFLHEPERTNGQALIESWITAVPQGMPDAWEPFPVSLRLVNWIKYFLAMGEVPALWLESLATQARWLRRNIEYHLLANHYFKNAKALVFAGVFFEGAEAGRWLELGLGMLGEELREQVLPDGGHFERSPMYHCMIFEDCLDLWNLCRGCDVAGLDGLAADLEALLPRMLDFAKSMTHPDGEIALFNDAALGIEASPARLEEYFFQLGGTAAGVDRERLRIFPETGYVRMNPRPGDVLIVDGGPIGPNYQPGHAHCDTLSFELSLGGERIIVDAGCSQYIDGEIRQYCRGNRGHNSLTVDGRNQSEVWGAHRVARRAKPLFLRADESNAVLTFESGHDGYRLLPGRPTHMRRIAWAGNRIEVRDRVEGVGRHNLELRLHLHPRCTAAVSVDGRVKVRTEGVKLDISSLAGAVSLEQGWYCPEFGRRLVCQVVTVKTQAALPWEGGFVLTVE